The genomic window CTTCATGGTGAAGTTAATAGAAGAAAATCAGTCTTAGATTTTTTAGCTAAAAACAATATCAGGAGTACAAATGGTTTTGCTAATGTCATTGAAAATTATTATTTAGATCCAAACACAGTTTTAGATAGTATATCTGATTTTGGTTAGCTATGTGTTATAGTCTAAAACTGTCACCACTGGTGCGAGAAATTATTTTTAAAAATTGATGGATACATAATATAATAATTTTTTTCTAAAATGAAAAACTGTCACCGGCGGTGACACAAATTATTTTGAAAATTGATTGGACTAATTTAACAATTTTTTTCTAAAATGAAAAACTCTCAGCAGTGCTGAGAGTTTTTATTTAATTTGTTTATTTTTTTAAAAAATCTATAATATTAATGTATGATTCAAAAAAACAAATTATGTAATGATAAAAATCCAATTAAACTTAATAAATTGTTAATATATGGAGGTGGGCATAAAATGAACGAAATGAAAATTGACAAAAAACATAAAGAAGATTTTATTAACATTTTGAAAATGATAAAAAATTCACAAAATAATGCATTAAAAAGTGTTAATATTCAATTAATAAATTTATATTGGAATATTGGGGAATATATTGATGAAAAAGTAGAAAAATCTGACTGGGGGCAATCTGTAGTAAAACAACTTTCAAACTACTTGAATAAAAAGGATCCCACATTAAAAGGATTTTCAGACAAAAATTTATGGAGAATGAAGCAATTTTATTCAACTTATAAAAATTATCCAAAACTCTCAGCACTGCTGAGAGAAATTACTTGGACTCATAATTTATCAATTTTTTCTCGATGTAAAACTGTTGAAGAGAGAGAATTTTATTTAAATCTATGTATAAAAGAAAAATTGAGTTATAGAGAGTTAGATCGCCAGATTTCATCAAGTTTATTTGAAAGAACAATGATTTCAGGTCCAAAAATTTCTCCAATGACAAAAGAAATCTATCCAAATACAAATGAACATTTCAAAGAAGACTATGTTTTTGAATTTTTAGGGTTAAATAACAACCATAATGAAGATGATTTACAAAAAGGACTTATAAATAATTTAAAAAATTTTATTCTTGAGATAGGTAAAGATTTTTCATTTGTTGGTGAAAAGTTTAGACTTCAAGTAGGAAATAGTGATTTTTACATAGATTTATTGTTTTTTCATAGGCAACTTCAATGTTTAGTTGCATTTGAATTAAAAACAGAAAAATTCCACCCTGAACATATAGGACAGCTAAATTTTTATTTAGAAGCACTTGATAGAGATGTTAAAAATGATAATGAAAACCCAAGTATAGGGATACTATTATGTAAAAGTAAAGATGATACTGTAGTAGAATATGCATTAAGTAGAACTTTATCTCCTTCTATGGTATCTCAGTATCAAACAAAGCTACCTGATAAGAATATATTGCAGGAAAAATTTGAAGAGTTACTTGATTAACTTGTGGGGATGATATTATTTTAAAAACTTTTTTTATAGCTATTGCAGATATTTTTTTGGCTTTATTTCATTTACTTTTTAAACTATTTAATTCTTTTTTCAATTCACTTTCTAGGCTGATTTTTAAAAATATTGCTGATAAGGATAATAATAATGATAAAACTAATAATGAAAATAAGAATTCTGATTTTAATGAAGATAATAAGAGTGCTGTTAATATAGTTTCTAAGTTAAAAAATATTCTTTTTTCAAATAAAGATAAAAATAAAGATGAAATTTTTATATTTAAACAATTACAACTCAATTCTAATCTGAATAAAAAGAATAATAATTATAATAATTATAAAGATGATAGCTATTGGAGTAAAAAATATAATATAGCAAATAATAGAATTGGTTCTAATATAGAAAATACAACAAATAATGATAAAAATATTCAGAAAGGATATTTAAACAATATTGTTGGGAAAAAAATAGCTGAAATTATAAATATAAAATTATTTATTCCATCTGTTCTGGCATTTATTGTTATTTTAACAATTTTAATTTATTTTTTACTTGGTTTTG from Methanobrevibacter sp. TMH8 includes these protein-coding regions:
- a CDS encoding PDDEXK nuclease domain-containing protein, whose translation is MNEMKIDKKHKEDFINILKMIKNSQNNALKSVNIQLINLYWNIGEYIDEKVEKSDWGQSVVKQLSNYLNKKDPTLKGFSDKNLWRMKQFYSTYKNYPKLSALLREITWTHNLSIFSRCKTVEEREFYLNLCIKEKLSYRELDRQISSSLFERTMISGPKISPMTKEIYPNTNEHFKEDYVFEFLGLNNNHNEDDLQKGLINNLKNFILEIGKDFSFVGEKFRLQVGNSDFYIDLLFFHRQLQCLVAFELKTEKFHPEHIGQLNFYLEALDRDVKNDNENPSIGILLCKSKDDTVVEYALSRTLSPSMVSQYQTKLPDKNILQEKFEELLD